Proteins found in one Paenibacillus dendritiformis genomic segment:
- a CDS encoding phosphotransferase, with translation MIHTEWRPSQEQAAGYVRRQLGDEAAIVGDWSCSRLGWQASNEVTGGLYRVAGTAALAGRTLPWSFVVKLVIPAAADDPGHYNYWRREALAYQSGLLEELPGIRAPRCYGVEEQPDGSFRLWLEEAAGLDTQEWTATHYLNAAYRLGLFNGAYLQDWPLPDEPWLCRGWLSSWVAASEPYDDGSAWPPDTWEHPRLRAEFPLSAAKRFAAFSRRRAELLAGLRRIPQVFTHNDAWPPNLIWGGDGTLTAIDWAFAGIAGVGEELGRMYGLCLHQSLPEGLDDGAFPGMLLDAYGEGLNKSGWRGPAQAVRFGFAASAGLRCGMLVPKLVQAARQPAPDAEAAERFAQRCRIARCVLERAEEAIALLPEAGC, from the coding sequence GTGATTCATACCGAATGGAGACCGTCCCAAGAGCAAGCCGCCGGCTATGTCCGCCGCCAGTTGGGCGACGAGGCGGCCATCGTCGGAGACTGGTCATGTTCCCGCCTCGGCTGGCAAGCCTCGAACGAGGTGACAGGCGGGCTGTACCGCGTCGCCGGAACCGCCGCATTGGCCGGGCGGACGCTGCCGTGGTCTTTTGTCGTCAAGCTGGTCATCCCTGCGGCGGCCGATGATCCCGGGCATTATAATTACTGGAGGCGCGAAGCTCTGGCCTATCAATCCGGCCTGCTGGAAGAGCTGCCTGGCATTCGAGCCCCGCGCTGCTATGGCGTGGAGGAACAGCCTGATGGTTCGTTCCGTCTCTGGCTGGAGGAAGCCGCCGGCCTGGATACGCAGGAGTGGACGGCGACCCATTACCTGAACGCCGCCTACCGGCTCGGGTTATTCAATGGGGCCTATCTGCAGGATTGGCCCCTCCCGGACGAGCCATGGCTGTGCCGGGGCTGGCTCTCCTCCTGGGTCGCCGCTTCCGAGCCTTATGACGATGGGAGCGCCTGGCCGCCGGATACATGGGAGCATCCCCGGCTGCGGGCAGAGTTCCCGCTCTCCGCAGCGAAGCGCTTCGCCGCATTCTCTAGGCGGCGTGCCGAACTGCTCGCCGGCTTGCGGCGGATTCCGCAGGTATTCACCCATAACGACGCCTGGCCGCCGAACCTTATCTGGGGCGGGGACGGAACGTTAACCGCCATCGACTGGGCCTTCGCGGGCATTGCCGGCGTCGGCGAGGAGCTGGGACGCATGTATGGGCTCTGCCTGCATCAGAGTCTGCCGGAGGGGCTTGATGACGGCGCCTTCCCCGGCATGCTGCTCGATGCCTACGGCGAGGGGTTGAACAAGAGCGGCTGGCGCGGACCGGCGCAGGCGGTCCGGTTCGGCTTCGCCGCCTCGGCCGGCCTGCGCTGCGGCATGCTCGTGCCGAAGCTGGTGCAGGCAGCGCGGCAGCCGGCTCCGGATGCGGAAGCCGCCGAGCGATTCGCGCAGCGCTGCCGGATCGCGCGATGCGTGCTCGAACGGGCGGAGGAAGCAATCGCGCTCTTGCCGGAGGCGGGGTGTTAA